Part of the Henckelia pumila isolate YLH828 chromosome 2, ASM3356847v2, whole genome shotgun sequence genome is shown below.
GTTTTCAACCGAAATATTCCAAAAACACGTGGTGATCTAAGATGGGGAGAGAGTTTTGAATGGACGGCAGAGATCTTCGTTTTCTCATTCAGTGTTTCTACGTCAAACCAACTATGTATGTCGGATACGTTTCACTTTCCTGCCCGGGACGGTGGTGGGCACGCGGGCAGCTGCCCGCTCAATCAACAATTACTATAATGTGGCCATGGATGTGCATAAAATCTCGCTTGTTTCTCTGAATTTTCGTTGATTTGTCTGTTTCGTGAATTTTCGATTGTGAAGAGATTTGTAATCATGGCGAGTATGTGCTTCGGAGTTAACGTTGGTGAGGCGGAGACGGCGGCGCCGGTGGAACCGAGCTCGAAATCTGCTCGGAGGAGGAGGTTGCTGGAGATCCACCAGTTCAAGTATGTGGCCACCGATATGGCGGTTGCGAATCCGCTGGAGAGCGGGGAAAGAAGGAAGCGGCAGAAGATGGAGGAGGTGGTTCCGGCGTCTCCGCCGAGGGAGTGCGCGAACGCTGTCCAGAACTGCGAGGTGAAGGAGATCGAAAAGGGATTGATCGGTGATGGCGTACCTGGGGAGAAAGGGCCTGAAACAAAATCTTTTGATTTGACGGCATCGACCTCGGAACCGCAGCTTGTTGTGGCGGTTCCTGAGTGCCCAAAGTACGGGATGACTTCTGTTTGCGGAAGGAGAAGAGATATGGAAGATGCGGTGGCGATATGCCCCAGTTTTTCTGATCGAACCTCTGATTTTACGGCCGGGATTCATCTCTTCGGAGTCTATGACGGCCATGGCTGCTCGCACGTAAGCTTCGAAACTTGGCCTCGAAGCACCTCgattaggattttttttttaatttttcattttcaattggTTTTGTTCAGGTTGCGACAAGGTGCAAGGATCGAATGCACGAAATTGTGAAAACCGAAATCGAAAGCGGCGACGGAGCTTCGTGGGAGCAAATGATGTCAGAAAGTTTCTCGAAAATGGACAAAGATGTTACCGAATGGTCTACCAGCGACAGAACTGGGGACGAGTCCTCCGGCTCCGTCTGCCGGTGCGAGCTAAAGACTCCACAGAGTGAGGCTGTAGGTTCCACCGCTGTCGTGACGATCGTGACGCCGGACAAGATCATCGTCTCGAATTGCGGTGATTCTCGAGCCGTCCTTTGTCGGAACGGCGTGGCGATTCCCCTTTCCGTGGACCACAAGGTTGATTGATTTGCCGTAATTCAACTTTCTGTCAGAAAATTCTGTTTCGTTCATATTGGATTGACGTGAATTTTGCTTTGGATACAGCCGGACCGACCAGATGAACTGAAACGAATTAACGATTCCGGCGGCCGAGTTATATACTGGGACGGCCCTCGAGTTCTTGGAGTCTTAGCAATGTCTCGTGCAATCGGTATAACTTCAATTTCCCGAATCAATGAAAGCTTGATTCAATTTCAGATTCTATTCATTTCTAATCTGGGTTTTCTTCAGGTGATAATTATTTGAAGCCGTACGTCATATCGGAGCCGGAGGTTACCGTGACGGAGCGGGCGGCGGAGGACGAGTGCTTGATATTAGCAAGCGACGGGCTTTGGGATGTGGTTTCGAACGAGACAGCCTGCGCGGTGGCGCTCAAATGTTTGCAGTCGTGTAAACCGAGATCGCCGCCGAGATCCCCGGGAAATGACATCACCTACACGGCGGCGGGGGAGAGTTCCGACAAGGCTTGCTCGGATGCGTCAATTCTTTTGACCAAACTAGCCTTGGCTCGCCATAGTGCCGACAACGTTAGTGTCGTCGTGGTCGATTTGCGGAGAAGCCAATGAAAGGGCAAATTGGTCATTCTAGTgtgaaatttattattttaattttaaaagatATACGTGTGTTTTCTACGTGCCTTGAAGAAGAGCCATTgcaattatttataattaattaatgttgaTATCTGCGATATTTTTGCTGATTACgattatttttatgattttttattattattattatttatttacacATCTTTCTCGAAAACAAAAGTAATAAAAGTCTTTTCtcgaaaggaaaaaaaaaagtaataaaagtctatacatttaattttttaatctaACTTTTGACCGAAAATTCATCTAATCAAATGTTCTCAAAGATTATACTTTCTTTTttcatattatattaattaattataaaaatttaatcatTGAAATATAGACGTTCTAATTATTATGGTATGGGCCAACTAAAACTTTTGAAAAGACGAAGAATTATTTGGGGTAGTTTACCGAATAACGAAATgtatttgataataaaaatGGCTTAAAAAGATGATGATGTGTCATTCGCTCGAAATTTTGAATTCATGTGAAAATTGATGCATcaatttttattctatttttgCCAGCCCAAGTGACACCATGAATGCCATTTGTTAATATTGGCTTGTGTTTGAATTCGAATATTTATTTCTTCGTTtgtatagaaaaataaaaaaagttatTCTATTTTCCAGAACACATAAAACATATtagtttaataaaaaattattctatttattttagaacacatttaatttataaatttgtttttttggaaACGAAAAATTTAACTGTACGTGTGAtgaaatattgaatattgatataaattatatatcaatCATTACATCATCAAAATTTCAATTCCCAAAACGTtatgatttattaaatataaaatcatgcaatataataataaaatttatcgaTATAATTAATGTGAATATCGATATACAGATTGgtgatatttatttaaatcgTACTATGTATACTATGAAACTCACATATTGGGTTATAAAAtgtatttaaaattacaaaactaTCCTAAAtacatttttgaaagatttttttcaaatcaaatatagAAACAATTTTGTAATTCGAAATACAAATTTGCAAACCAATTCGTAACCTTCACTTAGatcataatcatatatatatatatatgtatatgtatcaGTCATATATAAACTAAAATGGGCACAGTTGGCCTACATGATCGTTAGTATTTTCtatatatgattatttatttatatttccaTCTGCATCTTTTGTTgctttaaataaaaattctatcTTATATATActgcaaaataataataataataataataataataataataaataaataaataaataaataacacagaTATTCCCATCATTATAATAACACAGAGATTGCTTTAATCATTATAATTAAGTTGGTTTGCATTATTATTAACTTATTATATTAAAGCATCTAACAAAATGGTATTTTGGCAATTTACTCAATTATCATGCCACGTCTAGAATTTATGAAAACAATGAGCTGGTgcttatttaaaaatttgtactATAATTCGTCATGTGTTAAAGAAGAAGACGTGCTAAACATTagttatttacaataaatagatCTTGTGATTACTATTGTTCCATATCACACAGGTTGGCAAGGTgcaatttattttcaaaatagtaCAAAGtcctataaaatatttttccatttattattattaattcatTTTCCTATTATTTTTAGGTTCTCTAGAACATTTAAAATGTGCCACGTCTCCAAGGTTCTCAGAGTCGGGTCCAATTAATCCAcgtgaatatatatttttaatagatCACAAAAACTCTTTTATTGTAAATACGAACGACTCATTTCACAAAAAAACTTTACTTTTTTTTAACTATTATAATACAAGTATATAAAGTGAACTTGCAATTTTCTcaactcaaataattaaaagatTGTATTTTGTTCTTCAATCGTACATAATAAAAAATTGTTGCCGGAATTGAAAGTTGAAACTTGAAACTTCTCAACAAACATATCCCTACtgattataaaataataataaacactagaacaaattttttttaaatattatattagaaAGTGGAGCAATTCACTTTGTCCATTAATTTAGAATCACGTGTTTGCTTGAATAACTAATCCGCCACATCTCGAATATATGCAAAATGCCAATTCTTATATATGTTCAGTCGTTatctttcattaaattaatcaattacgtcatgacaaatcaattttttCAGTCGTGATCAAATCAATATCATATTTACGAATATATTTATAatgataataattaataatattagtaATTTAAGTACGTAacaaactaaaatttaaatatatatacatatatatcaatTAGGTAAAACAGTAGTTAATTTGAagaatctgatttttttttctttaagtGATTAGTCCGAAATTTTATGGATGATTAAGATTGGAATAAAGTTACAGAAATGAGGCATGCATGGAATCGAGTTCTCTAATAACGACAAGATATGAGCCAACAATTAATAACATGTGTGATTCTCCCCATATGATCCTCTCCAGATTTTCTGgagtaataaatatataaaataaatcgtaataaatatataaaataaatcgtatcaaaatatttaatcgGTAAAGTATCATTCAGTACCTAAATTCAAACAAATATACATGTTCAGTCTCCCGTTAGAAAAATGTTTGTTTAAACTTTCCGAGCCCACATTTTTTTCTCGGATGAAAATCagtacaaaacattaaaaataaggtacgaatacatgatattccagtacaaaacattgaaaatctggtataaatgtatgatttttgagtactcaaatatatagataaatattgACATTAATGGCAAATTATATGTTTTGATGAAAATGGGTACAAAATATCGGAAATAAAGCACTAATATATGTTTTTTGAGTAcgaaatgtgttagatctgatacaaatatatgatttttgaatactaaaaatattaatattaataacatatttttcttattaataaaaatattcatgttaattttatactcaaaatcttagTTTTTATACtagattttcaatattttgtactaaaatatcatatattcgtaccttattttcaatgttttgtactcaTTTTTATCCGAGAAAAAAATGTGGACCCAAGGAGTtcaaacaaatatttttctaaCAAGGAACTGAACATACATATGTGTTTGGATTTAGGTACTGAATTACGAATTTACCCATATTTAATTCGTTGTTTCACCATTAACAATTCCATCTCCCTCGATgtcaaatatataaaatttaacgtcagaaatttatttttttttaaagatgatCAAATTAACTTGTTAATTAAATTCTATTTTCGACATTTTTATAGTTCAAAGGGAAAACAAACATagatttatttttctgaaaagaaGGAAAGACACAGCTAGccattattatttatttcattattccgatgaaattattattatcgCACATACAAAATCTGCGTCTCATCGGGAAAAAGAACAGCTGACTCAACCACAAACAGAGTGGTAAGTGGTTTCCACAAACTCGTCGAGTTTAGACGAAGATGCCGCTGAGCTGGCACTGCTGGGGGCGAGTGAATTGGCACCTGCGGGGAAGATTTCTAGCCCTCTCGTAAACCTTCTGGAAGCCCTCGCCTTGGTATCCGCCTCCCTCCTGCTGCTGCTCCCTCACCGCCTGCCTGATGGCTTCGCAGCGGCACTGCTCATTCACGTTGCGTATCTCGTTGCAGCACTGCCTCAGGTCCCCGCTCTgctcgccgccgccgccgcggGGGTTGATGAGTTCCTCGTACTCGAACTCACTTTGTCTTCCTTGTTGCAGGTACCTTTGGCAGGACTGGAACTTACGGCCCTGAAGCTGCTGGCGGCACTGTTCGTGCTGCCCCGGATTGGTTTCGTCCACCACCGTGGTGGTGATGGTGGTGGTGTAGGTGTTGGCGGTGGCCGCCTGCAGGGTTAGCATGGCGGCCACCAGGAGAGCCGCCGCGAGTGCGAGGTTCTTCGCCATTATATGGCTTGGGGATTTAATTTGCTTCTCTGGAAACTGTgtgtttgttttgatttttgtggGAGTGGAGTGGAGTGGAGTTTTTGGAGGTGCGGTGAAGGGCTTTTTATAgtggtttaatttttttttgtgggtTTGCATGAGTTTCTACGTGTTGATTGATGAGGCAAAACGTGGATGGGTGGCGTTTTCGAGCTTTCGCGTCCAGTTTGCATGCCTTTTACGTGTTGAGAGTCGATGACAGAAATCAGAtgaaatttaatataattttctgcacgttttaataGGATCAAGCGAAGAGGGGCGTTTTCGAGCTTCCACGTCCACTTTTACATGCAAGGAGctgttatttaattaaaaactccatttttgtttaatttcttCACGatgtagtttttttaaaaaagatttaGAAATATATATGTAGAGATGCATCTACAGATGTTTATGTTATTAGTACTCGTAGAGATCAGTTTTGGGATATATCTGAGATCTACaaaataacaattatatatattattaaatgaaATTCACTCAATGTAACATATATAGAAAAAACCGTAAATGATCAGACCATTCAATATCCACACGACTTGGTATGTATGTGATAAACTCGTGCTTCTTCCAAAGTTTGAATTATAAGCCGAGTACTTTTAATTTCCTCCACCCTAAATTCTGTTCGAAATACCGTAAGACTATTTTGAAAGACGACTAATCAATGAAAAGCAATCAATTTTAATCATCTACATTGCATAAAATCGATCCTACGTACTGATCAAATCGCCGGCCGGTATGCGCGGCCACCGCATAGTAGGCTGTAGGTCGTATGTATGTGTGTATATTAATTCCGATT
Proteins encoded:
- the LOC140885281 gene encoding 2S seed storage albumin protein-like yields the protein MAKNLALAAALLVAAMLTLQAATANTYTTTITTTVVDETNPGQHEQCRQQLQGRKFQSCQRYLQQGRQSEFEYEELINPRGGGGEQSGDLRQCCNEIRNVNEQCRCEAIRQAVREQQQEGGGYQGEGFQKVYERARNLPRRCQFTRPQQCQLSGIFV
- the LOC140880516 gene encoding protein phosphatase 2C 37-like, which produces MASMCFGVNVGEAETAAPVEPSSKSARRRRLLEIHQFKYVATDMAVANPLESGERRKRQKMEEVVPASPPRECANAVQNCEVKEIEKGLIGDGVPGEKGPETKSFDLTASTSEPQLVVAVPECPKYGMTSVCGRRRDMEDAVAICPSFSDRTSDFTAGIHLFGVYDGHGCSHVATRCKDRMHEIVKTEIESGDGASWEQMMSESFSKMDKDVTEWSTSDRTGDESSGSVCRCELKTPQSEAVGSTAVVTIVTPDKIIVSNCGDSRAVLCRNGVAIPLSVDHKPDRPDELKRINDSGGRVIYWDGPRVLGVLAMSRAIGDNYLKPYVISEPEVTVTERAAEDECLILASDGLWDVVSNETACAVALKCLQSCKPRSPPRSPGNDITYTAAGESSDKACSDASILLTKLALARHSADNVSVVVVDLRRSQ